Proteins encoded in a region of the Neodiprion lecontei isolate iyNeoLeco1 chromosome 5, iyNeoLeco1.1, whole genome shotgun sequence genome:
- the LOC124294693 gene encoding uncharacterized protein LOC124294693 codes for MTDCYKSIAPCEELYQNRIYVTGTLKWNSSGNPPEVTCKKLAKGEAVVKYNSPGIAIVKWRDKKEVLFIFTEFKGQMMKARVKQNDTRTPKPILKYNEIMAAADWQNEMLAYYMSEKRTGRWYKKIGNHIISIMLLNGYYLYNKYSTKKKKISYDDYRHNIKKILLSQVERRIAERPETDSANPVRHLPERTPVTENGGQLRRQCKVCYKKKQNHKFIPFYCPSCPEKPAICPGKCFTTCYKHVKT; via the coding sequence ATGACCGATTGTTACAAAAGTATTGCTCCGTGCGAAGAGCTGTATCAGAATCGAATATACGTTACTGGAACCCTGAAATGGAACAGTAGCGGAAATCCACCTGAAGTAACTTGTAAAAAGCTTGCAAAAGGTGAAGCTGTAGTAAAATATAACAGTCCAGGAATTGCGATTGTAAAGTGGCGTGACAAAAAAGaggttttattcattttcaccgAGTTCAAAGGTCAAATGATGAAAGCGAGAGTCAAACAAAATGACACTCGAACCCCGAAACCTATCTTAAAATACAACGAAATCATGGCAGCAGCCGATTGGCAAAACGAAATGCTCGCCTATTATATGAGCGAGAAAAGAACCGGTAGGTGGTACAAAAAGATCGGAAATCACATTATATCGATCATGCTTCTAAACGGCTATTATCTCTACAACAAATATTCCaccaagaagaaaaagatatcTTATGACGATTACCGGCATAATATTAAAAAGATTCTTTTGAGCCAAGTGGAGAGACGAATCGCGGAACGTCCTGAAACAGATTCTGCAAATCCGGTTAGACATTTGCCTGAAAGAACTCCGGTTACTGAGAATGGAGGCCAGTTGCGAAGACAATGCAAAGTCTGCTACAAAAAGAAGCAAAACCATAAATTTATTCCTTTTTACTGTCCATCTTGCCCAGAAAAACCAGCAATTTGTCCCGGAAAATGTTTCACAACATGTTATAAACATGTTAAAACGTGA
- the LOC107222122 gene encoding E3 ubiquitin-protein ligase COP1-like, with protein MAAEEGPNLSGARSGARATLKRPLNASSVMQGIGGTLEDKSSDYLCPICFEVINEAHITRCGHTFCYRCIVRSLEVSSRCPKCTFALGQQDIFPNFLLNELIAKYKTRLRGVAELRRGRGDSWINGDEVGSSSFIPSNDGLRDFVASESAHLSLSDVNVMLEVLTQKKLLLEAESCASQNKLLHEFLKHLLRRKEEQRNQLTKEVALIKRDMAEVEKILRDIQSRCPRVEDLNASSETDTAQVSAIKKEMISLLGMIDSAMQSDGGDEAFPTVAARTPTGSVLALRRKRMHAHFDDFVKCYFDSQAKELHFGRDRAAAAANQGSSSGLNVFRENLVKFSRYSALRQLATLNYSSDIFNSSTIVSSIEFDKDSDFFAIAGVTKRIKVFDYGAVIRDAVDIHYPCVEMVSSSKISCISWNSYHKALLASSDYEGTVTVWDAETGQRTKAFQEHEKRCWSVDFNDVDTRLIASGSDDARVKLWSLNVDHSVASLEAKANICCVKFNPRSSCHLAFGSADHCVHYYDLRNMKEPLCVFKGHRKAVSYVKFINGENIVSASTDSQLKMWNVNSPHCLRSLVGHVNEKNFVGLATDGDYVACGSENNALYVYYKGLSRQLFSYKFDAARSVLELQERKEEETNEFVSAVCWRQMSNVVVAANSQGIIKILELV; from the coding sequence ATGGCGGCCGAGGAGGGTCCCAACTTGTCGGGGGCCCGAAGCGGGGCCCGGGCGACCCTGAAACGGCCCCTCAACGCGTCTAGCGTCATGCAGGGAATCGGTGGCACCCTGGAGGACAAGAGCAGCGACTACCTCTGCCCGATATGCTTCGAGGTGATAAACGAGGCGCACATAACGCGGTGCGGACACACATTTTGCTACCGCTGCATAGTGCGATCGCTGGAAGTGAGCTCGAGGTGCCCGAAATGCACCTTCGCCCTCGGCCAGCAGGACATTTTTCCCAATTTCCTGCTCAACGAGCTCATCGCCAAGTACAAAACGCGGTTACGAGGAGTCGCGGAGTTGAGACGAGGCCGCGGGGACTCGTGGATAAACGGCGACGAGGTGGGATCCTCGTCTTTTATTCCGTCGAACGATGGTCTGCGCGACTTTGTTGCGTCTGAAAGCGCTCACCTTAGCCTCTCCGACGTGAACGTGATGTTGGAGGTCCTTACGCAGAAGAAACTGCTCCTTGAGGCGGAGTCTTGCGCCTCGCAGAACAAGCTTCTCCACGAATTTCTCAAACATCTTCTCCGTCGAAAGGAGGAACAGCGTAACCAGCTGACGAAGGAGGTCGCTTTGATCAAGCGTGACATGGCCGAGGTCGAGAAGATTCTCAGGGACATTCAGAGCCGATGTCCTCGCGTCGAGGACCTTAACGCATCCAGCGAAACGGACACCGCTCAGGTCTCGGCGATTAAAAAAGAGATGATCAGCCTGTTGGGGATGATAGACTCCGCGATGCAGAGTGACGGTGGGGACGAGGCTTTTCCTACCGTTGCAGCGCGAACTCCGACTGGCTCGGTTCTCGCGCTGAGGAGGAAGCGGATGCACGCGCACTTCGACGACTTCGTTAAGTGCTACTTCGACTCACAGGCGAAGGAGCTCCACTTTGGAAGGGATAGAGCGGCGGCCGCAGCGAACCAGGGATCCTCTTCAGGGCTGAACGTCTTCAGGGAAAACCTGGTAAAGTTCTCAAGATACAGCGCTCTGCGTCAACTCGCTACGCTCAACTACTCCTCGGATATATTCAACAGCTCGACCATCGTCTCGAGCATTGAGTTCGACAAGGACAGCGACTTCTTCGCGATAGCCGGGGTCACGAAGCGGATAAAGGTCTTCGACTACGGTGCCGTGATTCGTGACGCGGTCGACATCCACTATCCCTGCGTCGAGATGGTATCCAGCTCTAAGATATCCTGCATATCGTGGAACTCGTACCACAAGGCGTTGCTCGCTTCGTCTGACTACGAGGGTACCGTTACCGTCTGGGATGCCGAGACTGGTCAACGTACCAAGGCCTTTCAGGAGCACGAGAAGCGGTGCTGGTCCGTAGACTTCAACGACGTTGACACACGGCTGATAGCTTCTGGCTCTGACGACGCCCGCGTAAAGCTCTGGTCCCTTAACGTTGACCACTCTGTCGCCTCTCTGGAAGCTAAGGCGAACATCTGCTGCGTAAAGTTTAACCCCCGAAGCTCCTGCCACCTGGCCTTCGGCTCCGCGGACCACTGCGTGCACTATTACGACCTCAGAAACATGAAGGAGCCGCTCTGCGTGTTCAAGGGTCACCGGAAGGCAGTGTCCTACGTCAAGTTCATTAACGGCGAGAACATCGTTTCGGCAAGTACCGACTCGCAGCTCAAGATGTGGAACGTAAACAGTCCTCACTGCCTCAGATCTTTGGTAGGGCACGTTAATGAGAAGAACTTTGTCGGTTTGGCGACAGATGGCGATTACGTCGCATGTGGATCGGAGAACAACGCACTCTATGTTTACTACAAGGGACTATCGCGGCAACTCTTCTCCTACAAGTTTGACGCAGCCAGGAGTGTCCTTGAACTTCAGGAACGCAAGGAGGAGGAGACCAATGAGTTTGTCTCGGCCGTATGCTGGCGGCAGATGTCAAATGTTGTCGTGGCGGCCAATTCTCAGGGGATCATCAAGATCCTCGAACTTGTCTGA